The proteins below are encoded in one region of Huiozyma naganishii CBS 8797 chromosome 7, complete genome:
- the CDC60 gene encoding leucine--tRNA ligase CDC60 (similar to Saccharomyces cerevisiae CDC60 (YPL160W); ancestral locus Anc_8.683): MSTEATGFVLENTARRDALIAIEKKYQKIWAEEHQFEIDAPSIDDEPITMTSEELHEKYPKFMSSMAYPYMNGVLHAGHCFTLSKVEFSIGFERMNGKRALFPLGFHCTGMPILACADKLKREAEMFGRDYSNVPAEEDEEPVKEETPKELEDITKFKAKKSKAQAKKGRGKYQFEIMLQLGISRDDLYSFADPHHWLEYFPPLCQKDCTSLGSRIDWRRSFVTTDANPYYDAFIRWQTIRLKELGKIKFGERYTIYSEKDGQACMDHDRSSGEGVGPQEYVGIKIEATEFAPAAKKILEGAKELDHSKKFFFVAATLRPETMYGQTCCFVSPKINYGIFDAGDSYYITTERAFKNMSYQKLTPKRADYKAALTVSGKDFIGTKIKAPLSAFDELRILPMETVIATKGTGVVTCVPTNSPDDYMTTKDLINKPDYHGIKSEWVIDDLVPIIHTEKYGDITAKTLCEEKKIQSPKDVNLLAEAKKAAYKEDYYSGVMIYGKYKGEKVEEAKAKVKADLISTGEAFVYNEPESQVISRSGDDCIVSLEDQWYLDYGEEEWKKQAIECLEGMEVFAPEVKNAFEGVLDWLKNWAVSRSYGLGTKLPWDNKYLIESLSDSTIYQSFYTIAHLLFKDYYGKEVGPLGITPDQMTDEVFDFIFYRTDKVPSCGISEKSLRTLRREFEYFYPLDVSISGKDLIPNHLTFFIYTHVALFPKKFWPRGVRANGHLMLNNAKMSKSTGNFMTLEQTVEKYGADASRIALADAGDTIEDANFDESNANAAILRLYNLKEWAEDIIKNIDTLRTGPITEFFDVSFENEMNALIEKTAHQYKLTNYKTALKYGLFDFQASRDYYREATEVMHKDLVLRYIETQVLLLAPIAPHFADFVYRELLHKSGSVQTAKFPTASKPVDLSAIAALDYVRSVQRSIREAEGQALKKKKGKGAEVDAAKPIKLYLLISESFPEWQEKVVELVREMFASQTLDDNKKIKEKVEPREMKRTMAFVSLMKQRLAVEPADKVFHREIDFDEVATVKAALANIRNASQAFKVSEFVAVSYPNGAKSAKDIFTGEEVALPGVAKVVENATPGNPGVLFQNC, from the coding sequence ATGTCTACTGAAGCAACAGGTTTTGTGTTGGAAAACACAGCCCGTAGAGATGCGTTAATTGCTATTGAGAAGAAATACCAAAAAATCTGGGCAGAGGAGCACCAATTTGAGATTGATGCTCCCTCCATCGACGATGAACCCATCACCATGACGTCCGAGGAGTTGCACGAGAAATACCCGAAATTCATGTCCTCCATGGCCTACCCATACATGAACGGTGTACTGCACGCTGGTCACTGTTTCACTCTATCCAAGGTTGAATTTTCAATTGGTTTTGAGAGAATGAACGGTAAGAGAGCCTTGTTCCCATTGGGGTTCCACTGTACCGGTATGCCCATTTTGGCTTGTGCGGACAagttgaaaagagaagCTGAGATGTTTGGCCGGGACTATTCCAATGTACCAGctgaagaggacgaggagcCTGTCAAGGAGGAGACGCCAAAAGAATTGGAGGATATCACCAAGTTCAAGGCCAAGAAGTCAAAGGCCCAGGCCAAGAAGGGCCGTGGTAAATATCAATTCGAGATTATGCTGCAATTGGGTATCTCCAGGGACGACCTGTACAGTTTTGCTGACCCACACCACTGGTTGGAATATTTCCCACCGCTGTGCCAAAAGGATTGTACTTCGCTGGGTTCCCGTATTGACTGGAGACGTTCCTTCGTTACCACCGATGCCAACCCGTACTACGATGCCTTTATTAGATGGCAAACGATAAGGTTAAAGGAGTTGGGGAAGATCAAGTTCGGTGAACGTTACACGATTTACTCCGAGAAGGACGGTCAAGCTTGTATGGATCACGATAGATCCTCCGGTGAAGGTGTCGGCCCTCAAGAATATGTTGGTATCAAGATTGAAGCGACCGAATTTGCACCAGCTGCCAAGAAAATCTTGGAAGGCGCTAAGGAGTTGGACCACTCCAAGAAATTCTTCTTCGTGGCAGCCACTTTGAGACCCGAAACTATGTATGGTCAAACctgttgttttgtttctccaaagatCAACTACGGTATTTTCGATGCAGGCGACTCGTACTACATAACGACTGAGCGTGCATTCAAGAACATGTCCTACCAAAAGCTGACGCCAAAGAGAGCCGACTACAAAGCCGCTTTAACTGTAAGTGGTAAGGACTTCATTGGTACCAAGATCAAGGCACCATTATCCGCCTTCGACGAACTAAGAATTTTGCCTATGGAAACTGTTATCGCTACCAAGGGTACTGGTGTTGTCACTTGTGTGCCAACGAACTCTCCAGACGATTACATGACTACCAAGGATTTGATCAACAAACCGGACTACCACGGCATCAAGAGCGAATGGGTTATTGATGACTTAGTTCCAATCATTCACACTGAAAAATACGGAGACATCACCGCCAAAACTCTGTgtgaggagaagaagatccaGTCTCCAAAGGATGTCAACTTGTTGGCTGAGGCAAAGAAGGCTGCTTACAAGGAAGATTACTATTCCGGTGTTATGATTTACGGGAAGTACAAGGGTGAAaaggttgaagaagctAAGGCTAAAGTGAAAGCTGATTTGATCAGCACCGGTGAGGCGTTTGTCTACAACGAACCTGAATCTCAGGTGATTTCCCGTTCAGGTGATGACTGTATCGTCTCGCTAGAAGATCAATGGTACCTTGACTACGGTGAAGAGGAATGGAAAAAGCAAGCCATCGAGTGTCTGGAAGGTATGGAAGTCTTCGCTCCAGAAGTTAAGAATGCGTTCGAGGGTGTTTTGGActggttgaagaactgGGCCGTCTCCCGTAGTTACGGTTTGGGTACTAAGCTCCCATGGGACAACAAATATTTGATCGAATCTTTATCGGACTCTACCATATACCAATCCTTCTACACTATTGCACACTTGTTGTTCAAGGACTACTACGGTAAGGAAGTTGGTCCACTAGGAATTACTCCTGATCAGATGACCGACGAAGTTTTTGATTTCATCTTTTACCGTACTGACAAAGTTCCATCCTGTGGAATCTCTGAAAAATCGCTGCGTACTCTAAGAAGAGAGTTTGAATACTTTTACCCCTTAGATGTTTCCATCTCTGGTAAGGATTTGATTCCAAACCATTTGACGTTTTTCATCTACACTCATGTTGCCTTGTTCCCCAAGAAGTTCTGGCCAAGGGGTGTCAGAGCGAACGGTCATTTAATGTTGAACAACGCAAAGATGTCTAAGTCTACTGGTAACTTCATGACTCTGGAGCAAACTGTTGAGAAATACGGTGCTGACGCTTCGCGTATTGCGCTTGCCGATGCCGGCGACACTATTGAGGATGCCAACTTTGACGAATCCAATGCGAATGCTGCGATTTTGAGACTGTACAACTTGAAAGAATGGGCGGAAGATATTATCAAGAACATCGATACTTTGAGAACGGGTCCAATCACGGAATTCTTCGACGTTTCCTTTGAGAACGAGATGAACGCGTTGATTGAAAAGACTGCTCATCAGTACAAATTGACGAACTACAAGACCGCTTTGAAGTATGGTCTGTTCGACTTCCAAGCGTCAAGAGATTACTACCGTGAGGCGACCGAAGTCATGCACAAGGATCTGGTGCTGCGTTACATTGAGACGCAAGTGTTGCTTCTTGCGCCAATTGCTCCACATTTTGCGGACTTCGTGTACCGTGAATTGTTGCACAAATCTGGTTCTGTTCAGACAGCGAAGTTCCCCACTGCCTCCAAACCCGTTGACTTGTCCGCGATTGCTGCTTTGGACTATGTGAGAAGTGTGCAGAGAAGTATCAGAGAAGCGGAGGGTCAAGCGCttaagaaaaagaaaggtaaGGGAGCCGAGGTGGACGCTGCGAAGCCTATCaagttgtacttgttgaTTTCTGAGTCCTTCCCCGAATGGCAAGAGAAGgttgttgaacttgttaGAGAGATGTTTGCCAGTCAGACACTCGACGacaacaagaagatcaaggaGAAGGTCGAGCCAAGGGAAATGAAGCGTACCATGGCGTTTGTCTCCCTGATGAAGCAGCGTCTAGCCGTTGAACCAGCGGACAAAGTGTTCCACAGGGAGATTGACTTTGACGAAGTCGCTACTGTCAAGGCTGCCCTGGCCAACATCAGGAACGCGAGTCAAGCGTTCAAAGTCAGCGAGTTTGTCGCTGTGAGCTACCCTAACGGTGCTAAGAGTGCTAAGGATATTTTCACTGGTGAGGAAGTCGCTTTGCCCGGCGTTGCTAAAGTGGTGGAGAACGCTACTCCTGGGAATCCCGGGGtccttttccaaaactgcTAG
- the ESA1 gene encoding NuA4 histone acetyltransferase complex catalytic subunit ESA1 (similar to Saccharomyces cerevisiae ESA1 (YOR244W); ancestral locus Anc_8.673), with amino-acid sequence MGGDNEETLPGIPRKLESVEELMVKCQCWVEKDGEERFAEILSINTRRVPPKFYVHYLNFNKRLDEWITSERIDLDKDVVFPRPKEPDASETLQPANRSHKKQKKKPPVASPAIPAALLDSGSEAPSRTATPEPSEDVMDLDNLNVQGITDQDISQEEEIKKLRTSGSMTQNPHEVARVRNLNTVVMGEYEIEPWYFSPYPVELTDEDRIFIDDFTLQYFGSEKQYERYRKKCTLRHPPGNEIYRDDYVSFFEIDGRKQRTWCRNLCLLSKLFLDHKTLYYDVDPFLFYCMTRRDELGHHFVGYFSKEKESVDGYNVACILTLPQYQRMGFGRLLIQFSYELSKKEKKVGSPEKPLSDLGLLSYRAYWTDTLITVLVEHGKEITIDEISSITSMTTTDILHTAKTLNILRYYKGQHIIFLNEDILERYEILKSKNKRHIDFEKLIWKVPVFTASQLRFAW; translated from the coding sequence ATGGGAGGTGACAATGAAGAGACGTTGCCGGGAATCCCGCGGAAACTGGAAAGCGTGGAGGAGCTGATGGTGAAGTGCCAGTGCTGGGTGGAAAAGGATGGGGAGGAGAGGTTTGCAGAGATTCTTTCTATCAACACCAGAAGGGTGCCTCCCAAGTTTTACGTGCACTATCTCAACTTTAATAAGAGACTTGACGAGTGGATCACTTCTGAAAGAATCGATCTGGATAAAGATGTCGTGTTCCCCAGACCTAAAGAACCGGATGCTAGTGAAACTTTACAGCCAGCCAACAGGAGTCacaagaagcagaaaaagaagCCCCCCGTGGCATCACCTGCTATACCTGCTGCGCTGTTGGATAGTGGGAGTGAGGCGCCAAGTAGAACGGCCACGCCAGAACCATCAGAAGATGTCATGGATTTGGATAATCTGAACGTCCAAGGTATCACGGATCAAGATATATCacaggaggaggagatcaaaaaattgaggaCATCTGGTTCCATGACACAAAACCCGCATGAGGTTGCGAGAGTTAGAAACTTAAACACGGTTGTCATGGGCGAATACGAAATCGAGCCCTGGTACTTCTCCCCCTACCCGGTGGAGTTAACCGACGAGGATCGAATATTCATTGATGATTTTACATTGCAGTACTTTGGATCGGAGAAGCAATACGAGAGGTACAGAAAGAAATGCACGCTGCGACATCCGCCAGGGAACGAGATTTACAGGGACGATTACGTGTCGTTTTTCGAGATCGACGGGAGAAAACAGCGAACCTGGTGTCGAAACCTGTGTCTTTTGTCCAAATTGTTTCTGGACCATAAGACGTTGTACTACGATGTGGACCCTTTCTTGTTCTACTGCATGACTCGAAGGGACGAACTCGGTCACCACTTTGTAGGGTATTTCTCCAAGGAAAAGGAGTCAGTCGATGGGTATAACGTTGCTTGTATTTTGACTCTACCACAGTACCAGAGGATGGGGTTTGGTAGGTTACTGATCCAGTTTTCTTATGAATTGTCTaaaaaggagaagaaagttgGGTCCCCTGAGAAACCTCTGTCCGATCTGGGACTGCTATCATACAGAGCGTATTGGACTGATACTTTAATAACGGTGCTTGTGGAGCATGGTAAAGAGATAACGATTGATGAGATCAGCTCGATAACGTCAATGACGACGACTGACATCTTGCACACAGCCAAGACGTTAAATATATTAAGGTACTACAAGGGACAACATATTATCTTTCTGAATGAGGATATACTTGAGCGGTACGAGATCTTGAAGAGTAAGAATAAAAGACACATTGATTTCGAGAAACTGATTTGGAAAGTCCCCGTGTTCACGGCGTCACAACTCAGGTTTGCATGGTAA
- the DGA1 gene encoding diacylglycerol O-acyltransferase (similar to Saccharomyces cerevisiae DGA1 (YOR245C); ancestral locus Anc_8.675), whose product MARATGFEHHEGGETHAQEAAQGEIRDVRPVLSPKPSLQYCCSIRVPLRRRLQTLAVTWHISSFVLFIVVTLYLISVQRVWPILIPYAVYYFVDRTPANGRVRDRFSPWFRSLPLWRYICEYFPITIHKTADLPPTFEWDGTYKRNWFWFGMKQKQMVRTGPRYIFGYHPHGVGAIGAFGTFATEGCGWSRLFPGICTSLLTLVTQFHIPFYRDYLLALGICSVSRKNALKVLADGQSICIVVGGVRESLLGSDDAFELILNKRKGFIKLALETGNASLVPVFAFGETDCFKMYETEEGSILHKFQFWIKKYFGFSVPIFFARGLFNYDFGLVPFRTPLDIVIGKPIHIRERYVQPNPELIDHYHALYVESLKKMYYEHRAKFGCENTELHIVG is encoded by the coding sequence ATGGCTCGTGCGACTGGGTTTGAGCATCACGAAGGTGGAGAAACGCACGCGCAGGAAGCTGCTCAAGGCGAGATCCGTGATGTGAGACCCGTGCTGTCCCCGAAACCGTCGCTACAGTACTGTTGCTCGATACGTGTGCCCCTGAGGAGAAGACTGCAGACTCTTGCGGTCACTTGGCACATCTCTTCCTTCGTGCTGTTCATAGTAGTCACGCTGTACCTTATTTCGGTACAGCGTGTGTGGCCCATTTTGATTCCGTATGCGGTGTACTATTTCGTGGATAGGACGCCAGCTAATGGCCGTGTAAGGGATAGGTTCTCGCCCTGGTTCAGGTCGCTGCCTCTCTGGAGGTACATCTGCGAGTACTTCCCCATCACAATACACAAGACGGCAGATCTGCCGCCCACTTTCGAGTGGGACGGTACATATAAGAGAAACTGGTTCTGGTTTGGAatgaaacagaaacagatggTCCGCACAGGACCCAGGTACATATTCGGGTATCACCCTCACGGTGTCGGGGCCATTGGCGCGTTCGGTACTTTTGCAACGGAAGGTTGTGGCTGGTCACGGTTGTTCCCGGGTATTTGCACATCGCTGTTGACCTTAGTCACACAGTTCCATATCCCCTTCTACAGGGATTACCTCCTCGCGCTCGGGATATGCTCTGTCTCGCGGAAGAACGCTTTGAAAGTGCTCGCGGACGGCCAATCTATCTGCATCGTCGTGGGGGGGGTCCGAGAGTCCCTCCTTGGGTCCGACGACGCATTTGAGCTCATCCTTAACAAGAGGAAGGGGTTCATCAAGCTTGCTCTGGAGACGGGCAACGCGAGTCTCGTCCCCGTGTTCGCGTTCGGAGAGACggactgtttcaaaatgtacGAAACAGAGGAAGGTTCCATCCTACACAAGTTCCAATTCTGGATTAAAAAATATTTCGGGTTCTCAGTCCCCATTTTCTTCGCGAGGGGACTGTTCAACTACGATTTTGGATTAGTGCCCTTCAGAACCCCACTGGATATTGTCATTGGTAAACCTATCCACATCAGAGAAAGATACGTCCAACCAAACCCGGAACTCATCGACCATTACCATGCCCTGTACGTGGAGAGTCTCAAGAAAATGTACTATGAACACAGAGCCAAATTCGGTTGCGAGAATACAGAATTACATATTGTGGGTTGA
- the KNAG0G02580 gene encoding pheromone-regulated protein PRM4 (similar to Saccharomyces cerevisiae PRM4 (YPL156C); ancestral locus Anc_8.679), which produces MGKQLKVASVGNRGRRILSSALVLAGVAVFLLCTWNDYAEDIFSGEQHAGQEHASAHIAQVTELYSDARTATTTLYASTTVSAKTTSTITAAAVVDSKEAQLNSQKVDQEISAVRKEIDAQTQPTARGDRRKKKKVLATELLADDAPWDPLSTFTEVMNMSPVVLFIKSSERNSLADHVRKVLSTEYEISPGAAVVDLDKHRYGEELQNYIETQKLPGGSSQQLPYLFVNRVPVIGAGEIDSVAEFKRLHSTGALLDRFKQLAERKVLFEKIELPSNN; this is translated from the coding sequence ATGGGTAAACAATTGAAGGTAGCAAGTGTAGGGAACAGAGGTAGGAGGATTCTCTCCTCGGCGCTCGTGCTTGCAGGGGTGGCCGTCTTCTTGCTTTGCACTTGGAACGATTACGCAGAGGATATATTCAGTGGTGAACAGCACGCAGGACAGGAACATGCGTCTGCTCACATCGCACAGGTGACTGAGCTGTACAGCGACGCTAGGACTGCTACCACAACACTGTACGCTAGCACCACGGTCTCTGCAAAAACTACGAGCACTATCACGGCAGCAGCTGTGGTGGACTCGAAGGAGGCGCAGTTGAACTCGCAGAAAGTGGACCAGGAGATATCCGCAGTGCGGAAGGAGATCGACGCACAGACACAGCCTACAGCGAGAGGTGAcaggaggaagaagaagaaagtgctCGCTACAGAGTTGCTCGCAGATGACGCTCCATGGGATCCACTGTCCACCTTCACTGAGGTCATGAACATGTCCCCAGTCGTGCTGTTCATCAAATCCTCGGAACGGAATTCCCTCGCAGACCACGTCAGGAAAGTGCTTTCCACGGAGTACGAGATCTCGCCAGGCGCAGCCGTGGTAGACCTCGATAAGCACAGGTACGGGGAAGAGTTGCAGAACTATATAGAAACGCAGAAACTGCCAGGTGGGTCCTCGCAACAACTGCCATACTTGTTCGTCAACAGAGTCCCAGTCATCGGTGCTGGAGAGATAGACTCCGTCGCCGAGTTCAAGAGACTCCACTCCACGGGCGCACTGCTCGACCGCTTCAAACAGCTCGCAGAGAGGAAAGTCTTGTTCGAGAAAATCGAACTCCCTTCAAACAATTGA
- the PUS7 gene encoding pseudouridine synthase PUS7 (similar to Saccharomyces cerevisiae PUS7 (YOR243C); ancestral locus Anc_8.671) → MSETVKRAQDDAPPAVEPSVKRTKLDDPAGSGITETDVGITYFLSKGIPGFQGQIKQRYTDFLVNEIDKAGQVVHLMDKGFKMPKKPQLSREEKDAKREAELAKRQDFAVEPELRAELVAIFGEEDVGEIEAVYKNASKMESKKSFDDKNTRTKIHQLLRAAFNNELESVTTAMNTFKIARNSQNSRVNKKELIELTKDANGVENWGYGPNKEFLHFTLYKENKDTMDAVNTICKLLRTPTRMMRYAGTKDRRAVTCQRLSISKFGVDRINALNRTLKGMTVGGFSYKDTTLSLGDLSGNEFVIVVRDVKVQENSDTSLNNIMEKGCQSLTEKGFINYFGLQRFGTFSISTHAVGKELLLGNWEVAAELILSDQESVLQKSKEARQIWAQTKDAHAALKLMPRQCIAENAVLFCLSNQRKEDNGTYSPNAYYNAIMKIPRNLRTMYVHAYQSYIWNSVASKRIEMHGLDVIVGDLVVDDSVDSVKESIDEEEDLDEDLRDATFIRAKALSQADIDSGKYSITDVVLPTPGFDIIYPSNKELSDLYVTTMAKDGMDPADMRRKVRDFSMAGSYRNVIQKPKELEYKIVHYDDPTQQLVNTDLEILNNKIGQENCQKYMKVKLERYMPDKPDGKMTAVILKFQLDTSSYATMLLRELMKLETSRRGDMCDVRNCKIFFFCSKLLHKYFVH, encoded by the coding sequence ATGTCCGAGACCGTCAAACGAGCCCAAGATGATGCTCCGCCAGCTGTTGAACCCTCTGTGAAGAGGACGAAATTGGATGATCCTGCAGGCTCCGGGATCACGGAGACGGATGTCGGTATCACTTACTTCCTGTCCAAAGGTATCCCCGGGTTTCAAGGGCAGATTAAGCAGCGGTACACTGATTTTCTGGTCAATGAGATTGATAAGGCAGGTCAAGTGGTCCATTTGATGGACAAAGGGTTTAAGATGCCAAAGAAACCGCAGCTTTCgagagaggaaaaagatGCGAAGCGCGAGGCAGAGTTGGCGAAGAGGCAGGATTTCGCAGTAGAACCGGAATTGAGAGCCGAGCTAGTAGCAATTTttggtgaagaagatgttGGTGAGATTGAGGCTGTGTACAAGAATGCCAGTAAAATGGAGAGCAAGAAATCCTTCGATGACAAAAACACAAGGACCAAGATTCACCAGTTGTTGCGCGCAGCTTTCAATAATGAGTTGGAGTCGGTTACCACGGCAatgaacactttcaaaattgctAGAAATTCGCAGAATTCGAGGGTCAATAAGAAAGAATTGATTGAACTAACGAAGGATGCGAACGGTGTTGAAAACTGGGGTTATGGTCCAAATAAAGAGTTTCTTCATTTCACTCTCtacaaagaaaacaaagatACTATGGACGCTGTAAACACCATTTGTAAACTTTTACGGACACCAACGAGAATGATGAGGTATGCCGGGACAAAAGACCGTAGAGCTGTAACGTGTCAACGATTGTCGATCTCGAAGTTCGGTGTTGACAGAATCAAcgctttgaacagaacCCTGAAGGGTATGACCGTCGGTGGCTTCAGTTACAAAGATACCACTTTGAGTTTGGGCGATCTTTCCGGGAACGAGTTTGTTATCGTCGTTAGAGACGTGAAAGTGCAGGAAAATTCTGACACTAGCTTAAACAATATCATGGAAAAGGGCTGTCAGTCTCTCACTGAAAAGGGGTTCATCAACTATTTTGGTTTGCAAAGATTTGGGACATTCAGTATCTCAACACACGCCGTTGGGAAGGAGTTGCTTTTGGGTAACTGGGAAGTTGCAGCTGAATTGATCCTTTCTGATCAAGAAAGCGTCCTGCAAAAATCCAAAGAAGCTAGGCAAATTTGGGCCCAGACGAAGGATGCGCATGCTGCTTTGAAGCTAATGCCAAGACAGTGTATCGCTGAGAACGCTGTCTTGTTTTGTCTCTCTAACCAAAGGAAGGAAGATAATGGCACGTATTCTCCGAACGCGTATTACAACGCTATTATGAAAATTCCAAGGAATTTAAGGACAATGTATGTCCACGCCTACCAAAGTTACATCTGGAACTCCGTCGCGAGTAAAAGAATTGAGATGCATGGATTGGACGTTATTGTTGGGGATTTGGTTGTTGATGACTCCGTTGACTCTGTAAAAGAAAGCATagacgaggaagaggatCTGGACGAAGATTTGAGAGATGCAACATTTATTCGTGCCAAGGCCTTGAGTCAAGCTGATATTGATTCTGGGAAGTACAGCATCACTGATGTCGTTTTGCCCACCCCTGGGTTTGACATCATTTACCCGTCAAACAAAGAATTGAGCGATTTGTACGTGACTACCATGGCCAAGGATGGTATGGACCCCGCTGATATGAGAAGGAAAGTGCGTGACTTTTCTATGGCCGGTTCCTATAGAAATGTCATTCAAAAACCGAAGGAACTCGAATATAAAATTGTTCATTACGATGACCCCACACAGCAACTGGTCAACACAGActtggaaattttgaataaCAAGATTGGACAGGAAAACTGTCAGAAATACATGAAGGTAAAATTGGAAAGATACATGCCCGATAAACCAGATGGCAAAATGACAGCTGTAATTTTGAAGTTCCAATTGGACACATCATCCTATGCTACTATGTTACTGCGTGAACTCATGAAGCTAGAGACATCACGTCGTGGTGATATGTGTGATGTTAGAAATTgtaaaatttttttcttttgttccaAACTCCTACATAAATACTTTGTACATTAA